One window of the Lepeophtheirus salmonis chromosome 7, UVic_Lsal_1.4, whole genome shotgun sequence genome contains the following:
- the LOC121121445 gene encoding LOW QUALITY PROTEIN: beta-arrestin-1 (The sequence of the model RefSeq protein was modified relative to this genomic sequence to represent the inferred CDS: deleted 1 base in 1 codon): MANPKRQGTRVYKKSSPNGKITVYLGRRDFVDHISHVDPIDGVVLVDPEYLKDRKVFGHVLAAFRYGREDLDVLGLTFRKDLFLASSQIFPPDLKNEKSLTRLQERLIKKLGPTAFPFFFELPPHCPASVTLQPAPGDTGKPCGIDYEMKAFVGDTSADKPHKRNTVRLAIRKVMYAPSKSGEQPSVEVSKEFRLSPSKLHLECSLDKEMYYHGEKIAVNVHIQNNSNKAVKKIKVSVRQFADICLFSAAQYKCTVSELESDEGFPLVSGSTLNKVYHLTPLLANNKDKWGLALDGQLKHEDTNLASSTLVTEAAQRENLAILVQYRVKVKLFLGPLGGELVAELPFTLMHPKPDDSDYSSSGSESYKSEMSSKENGEAQSSNVHKKGSGEGPTSDLLDTNLIQFDAEVNTNNEQDDDFIFEDFARLRLKGEAEA; encoded by the exons ATGGCGAATCCCAAGAGACAAGGGACTCGTGTCTACAAAAAGTCCTCTCCGAATGGAAAAATCACGGTTTATCTTGGAAGGAGAGATTTTGTAGATCATATTTCTCACGTGGATCCCATTGACGGAGTCGTTCTGGTGGATCCGGAGTATCTCAAGGACCGTAAAGTATTCGGACATGTGCTTGCTGCATTTAGATATGGAAGAGAGGATCTTGATGTTCTAG gTCTAACGTTCAGAAAGGACCTATTCCTTGCATCTTCTCAAATATTTCCTCCagatctaaaaaatgaaaaatccttaACGCGATTACAA gaaagactcataaaaaaattaggaccAACTgcttttccatttttctttgaGCTCCCTCCTCATTGTCCAGCAAGTGTGACACTTCAACCCGCTCCTGGAGACACTGGTAAACCCTGTGGTATCGATTATGAAATGAAAGCCTTTGTTGGAGATACGTCTGCGGATAAACCTCATAAACGAAACACAGTTCGTCTTGCTATAAGAAAAGTGATGTATGCTCCATCAAAGTCTGGAGAACAGCCTTCAGTTGAAGTTAGTAAAGAATTTAGATTGTCTCCTTCAAAGTTACACCTTGAGTGCTCCTTAGATAAGGAG ATGTACTATCATGGAGAGAAGATCGCCGTTAATGTTCATATTCAGAATAATTCTAATAAAGCagtc aaaaagataaaagtatCTGTTCGTCAATTTGCAGATATATGTTTGTTTTCCGCGGCTCAATACAAGTGCACTGTATCCGAATTAGAAAGCGA cgAGGGCTTTCCACTGGTTTCTGGTTCCACTTTGAACAAAGTATATCATTTAACTCCTTTACTTGCTAACAACAAGGATAAGTGGGGGTTAGCACTTGATGGACAATTAAAACACGAAGATACGAATTTAGCTTCCTCTACACT agtcaCGGAAGCAGCTCAACGAGAAAATTTGGCAATATTAGTCCAATATAGGGTGAAAGTCAAACTATTTTTGGGACCCTTAGGAGGGGAATTGGTAGCGGAATTACCCTTCACTTTAATGCATCCCAAGCCGGACGACTCTGATTATTCTTCGTCTGGCTCCGAATCTTACAAGTCAGAAATGAGTTCCAAGGAAAATGGTGAAGCGCAGAGTAGTAATGTCCATAAAAAAGGGAGTGGAGAAGGTCCAACTTCAGATCTTCTAGATACCAATCTAATACAATTTGATGC CGAAGTGAATACTAATAACGAACAAGATGACGATTTTATTTTCGAAGATTTTGCTCGTCTACGCTTAAAAGGCGAAGCGGAGGCTTAA